Proteins co-encoded in one Apteryx mantelli isolate bAptMan1 chromosome 4, bAptMan1.hap1, whole genome shotgun sequence genomic window:
- the TNNI2 gene encoding troponin I, fast skeletal muscle, translated as MLQLAATEIERETAAKEVEKQNYLAEHCPPLSLPGSMQELQELCKKLHAKIDSVDEERYDTEMKLQKTNKELEDLSQKLFDLRGKFKRPPLRRVRMSADAMLRALLGSKHKVCMDLRANLKQVKKEDTEKEKDLRDVGDWRKNIEEKSGMEGRKKMFEAGES; from the exons ATGCTCCAGCTCGCTGCCACTGAAATAGAAAGGGAAACAGCTGCTAAAGAGGTGGAAAAGCAGAACTACCTGGCAGAGCACTGTCCGCCTCTGTCACTCCCGGGATCCATGCAGGAGCTTCAG GAACTGTGCAAAAAGCTTCATGCCAAGATAGACTCAGTGGATGAGGAAAGGTATGACACAGAGATGAAGTTACAGAAGACTAACAAGGAG CTGGAAGACTTGAGCCAGAAGCTGTTCGACCTGAGGGGCAAGTTCAAGCGGCCGCCCCTGCGTAGGGTGCGCATGTCCGCTGACGCTATGCTGCGTGCCCTGCTGGGCTCCAAGCACAAGGTCTGCATGGACCTCCGCGCCAACCTGAAGCAAGTCAAGAAGGAGGACACTGAGAAG GAGAAGGACCTTCGCGACGTGGGTGACTGGAGGAAGAATATCGAGGAGAAGTCTGGCATGGAGGGCAGGAAGAAGATGTTCGAGGCGGGAGAGTCCTAA